Proteins from one Pleuronectes platessa chromosome 16, fPlePla1.1, whole genome shotgun sequence genomic window:
- the hgs gene encoding hepatocyte growth factor-regulated tyrosine kinase substrate isoform X3, with translation MGKGGGTFERLIDKATSQLLLETDWESILQICDLIRQGDTQAKYAIGAIKKKLNDKNPHVALYALEVLESVVKNCGQTVHDEVASKQTMEELKDLLKEQTETNVRNKILYLIQAWAHAFRNEPKYKVVQDTYQIMKVEGHVFPEFKESDAMFAAERVRHAPDWVDAEECHRCRVQFGVMTRKHHCRACGQIFCGKCSSKYSTIPKFGIEKEVRVCEPCFELLNNHPSLSPPLRKAEVKAPSTTGTPELPPEYLTSPLSQQSQMPPKRDEAALQEEEELQLAIALSQSEAEEKERARHKNSYSVYPKADPTPVTSSAPPVSTLYTSPVNSSAPSAEDVDPELARYLNRTYWEKKQEEARKSPTPSAPAPVPLAEPVPSIPQPVETHVPVQPVSIVEQQYQNGESEEDHEQFLKALQNAVSTFLNRMKSNHMRGRSITNDSAVLSLFQSINNMHPQLLDILNQLDEKRLYYEGLQDKLAQVRDARAALNALRDEHREKLRRAAEESERQRQIQLAQKLEIMRQKKQEYLEMQRQLAIQRLQEQEKERQMRLEQQKHTIQMRAQMPAFSLPYAQMQSLPPNVAGGVVYQPGAPPSYPGTFSPAGSVEGSPMHNIYMNQPGQAAPPQYQAMPGPPTDPNMVNAYMYQPAGTNGQPGPPPGQAPPNTSPPYSNYQPTPTQGYQNVVSQSQSMPPMSQPAPTNGMGYMGYQPYPMQNMISALPGQDPNMPPQQPYMPGQQPMYQQVAPPGAPQQQQQQVAQQQTPQAVPGSAEAQLISFD, from the exons ATGGGGAAAGGCGGAGGCACATTTGAGAGGCTTATCG ACAAAGCCACCagtcagctgctgctggagaccgACTGGGAATCCATCCTGCAGATCTGTGATCTCATTCGACAAGGAGACACACA GGCTAAATATGCCATCGGAGCCATTAAGAAGAAGTTGAATGACAAAAATCCACACGTGGCCCTGTACGCACTGGAG GTGCTTGAGTCAGTTGTGAAGAACTGTGGCCAAACAGTCCATGATGAGGTGGCAAGTAAACAAACTATGGAGGAACTGAAGGATCTGCTCAAG GAACAGACTGAAACTAATGTCAGAAACAAGATCCTTTACCTGATCCAGGCCTGGGCTCACGCCTTCCGCAATGAACCCAAATACAAGGTGGTTCAAGACACTTATCAGATCATGAAAGTGGAAG GTCATGTGTTCCCTGAGTTTAAGGAGAGTGACGCAATGTTTGCAgctgagagagtgagacat gcCCCAGACTGGGTTGATGCTGAGGAGTGCCATCGGTGCAGAGTCCAGTTTGGAGTCATGACAAGAAAG CACCACTGTCGAGCCTGTGGCCAGATTTTCTGTGGCAAGTGTTCGTCTAAGTACTCCACCATTCCGAAGTTCGGCATTGAGAAGGAAGTGCGTGTTTGTGAGCCCTGCTTTGAGCTGCTCAACAA ccacccctccctctctcccccactTAGGAAAGCTGAAGTCAAAGCCCCGAGTACCACAGGTACTCCTGAACTGCCTCCTGAGTACCTGACCAGCCCACTGTCCCagcagtcgcag ATGCCCCCCAAGAGAGATGAGGCcgccctgcaggaggaggaagaactgCAGCTGGCCATTGCCCTGTCCCAAAGTGAGGCTGAGGAGAAGGAGCGAGCG aGGCATAAGAACTCGTACTCGGTGTATCCCAAAGCTGATCCCACCCCAGTGACCTCCTCAGCACCACCAGTCAGCACCCTCTACACCTCCCCTGTG AACTCCTCTGCTCCATCAGCTGAAGATGTCGATCCTGAG CTGGCCCGTTACCTGAACAGAACATACTGGGagaagaaacaggaagaggCTCGCAAAAGTCCCACCCCATCAGCCCCTGCCCCTGTGCCACTAGCTGAGCCCGTGCCATCAATCCCTCAGCCTGTAGAAACTCATGTCCCTGTCCAGCCAGTCAGCATAGTGGAG CAGCAGTACCAGAACGGGGAGTCGGAGGAGGACCATGAGCAGTTTCTGAAGGCTCTGCAGAACGCCGTCTCCACTTTCCTTAACCGGATGAAAAGCAACCACATGCGTGGACGCAGCATCACCAATGACAGCGCTGTGCTCTCCCTCTTCCAGTCCATCAACAACATGCATCCACAGCTCCTGGACATCCTCAACCAGCTGGATGAGAAACGAT TGTACTATGAGGGGCTGCAGGACAAGCTGGCTCAGGTGCGCGATGCCCGGGCAGCTCTCAATGCCCTTCGTGACGAACACAGGGAGAAGCTGCGTCGTGCAGCAGAAGAatcagagaggcagagacagatcCAGCTGGCACAAAAACTGGAGATAATGAGGCAGAAAAAACAG GAGTACCTGGAGATGCAAAGACAGCTGGCCATCCAGCGCCtccaggagcaggagaaggagaggcagaTGCGCCTGGAGCAGCAGAAGCACACGATCCAGATGAGAGCCCAGATGCCTGCGTTCTCTCTGCCCTACGCCCAG ATGCAGTCTTTGCCCCCGAACGTGGCAGGAGGGGTGGTGTACCAGCCTGGTGCTCCACCCAGCTACCCAGGCACCTTCAGCCCTGCTGGTTCTGTGGAGGGTTCACCAATGCATAACATCTATATGAACCAGCCTGGGCAGGCTGCACCTCCACAGTATCAGGCCATGCCCGGCCCTCCCACAG ATCCGAATATGGTTAACGCGTACATGTACCAGCCTGCGGGAACAAACGGGCAGCCTGGTCCTCCACCTGGTCAGGCTCCACCCAATACAAGTCCACCCTACTCCAACTATcaacccacacccacacagggCTACCAG AATGTGGTCTCTCAGTCCCAGAGTATGCCTCCCATGTCCCAGCCTGCACCCACGAATGGTATGGGTTATATGGGCTACCAGCCATACCCCATGCAGAACATGATTTCAGCATTGCCAGGACAGGACCCCAATATGCCCCCCCAACAGCCATACATGCCAGGCCAGCAGCCCATGTACCAGCAG GTGGCTCCCCCCGGTGCccctcagcagcaacagcagcaggtggCGCAGCAGCAGACCCCTCAGGCTGTGCCGGGCAGCGCAGAGGCACAGCTTATCTCCTTCGACTGA
- the hgs gene encoding hepatocyte growth factor-regulated tyrosine kinase substrate isoform X2, protein MGKGGGTFERLIDKATSQLLLETDWESILQICDLIRQGDTQAKYAIGAIKKKLNDKNPHVALYALEVLESVVKNCGQTVHDEVASKQTMEELKDLLKEQTETNVRNKILYLIQAWAHAFRNEPKYKVVQDTYQIMKVEGHVFPEFKESDAMFAAERVRHAPDWVDAEECHRCRVQFGVMTRKHHCRACGQIFCGKCSSKYSTIPKFGIEKEVRVCEPCFELLNNHPSLSPPLRKAEVKAPSTTGTPELPPEYLTSPLSQQSQVSPLLSDQMPPKRDEAALQEEEELQLAIALSQSEAEEKERARHKNSYSVYPKADPTPVTSSAPPVSTLYTSPVNSSAPSAEDVDPELARYLNRTYWEKKQEEARKSPTPSAPAPVPLAEPVPSIPQPVETHVPVQPVSIVEQYQNGESEEDHEQFLKALQNAVSTFLNRMKSNHMRGRSITNDSAVLSLFQSINNMHPQLLDILNQLDEKRLYYEGLQDKLAQVRDARAALNALRDEHREKLRRAAEESERQRQIQLAQKLEIMRQKKQEYLEMQRQLAIQRLQEQEKERQMRLEQQKHTIQMRAQMPAFSLPYAQMQSLPPNVAGGVVYQPGAPPSYPGTFSPAGSVEGSPMHNIYMNQPGQAAPPQYQAMPGPPTDPNMVNAYMYQPAGTNGQPGPPPGQAPPNTSPPYSNYQPTPTQGYQNVVSQSQSMPPMSQPAPTNGMGYMGYQPYPMQNMISALPGQDPNMPPQQPYMPGQQPMYQQVAPPGAPQQQQQQVAQQQTPQAVPGSAEAQLISFD, encoded by the exons ATGGGGAAAGGCGGAGGCACATTTGAGAGGCTTATCG ACAAAGCCACCagtcagctgctgctggagaccgACTGGGAATCCATCCTGCAGATCTGTGATCTCATTCGACAAGGAGACACACA GGCTAAATATGCCATCGGAGCCATTAAGAAGAAGTTGAATGACAAAAATCCACACGTGGCCCTGTACGCACTGGAG GTGCTTGAGTCAGTTGTGAAGAACTGTGGCCAAACAGTCCATGATGAGGTGGCAAGTAAACAAACTATGGAGGAACTGAAGGATCTGCTCAAG GAACAGACTGAAACTAATGTCAGAAACAAGATCCTTTACCTGATCCAGGCCTGGGCTCACGCCTTCCGCAATGAACCCAAATACAAGGTGGTTCAAGACACTTATCAGATCATGAAAGTGGAAG GTCATGTGTTCCCTGAGTTTAAGGAGAGTGACGCAATGTTTGCAgctgagagagtgagacat gcCCCAGACTGGGTTGATGCTGAGGAGTGCCATCGGTGCAGAGTCCAGTTTGGAGTCATGACAAGAAAG CACCACTGTCGAGCCTGTGGCCAGATTTTCTGTGGCAAGTGTTCGTCTAAGTACTCCACCATTCCGAAGTTCGGCATTGAGAAGGAAGTGCGTGTTTGTGAGCCCTGCTTTGAGCTGCTCAACAA ccacccctccctctctcccccactTAGGAAAGCTGAAGTCAAAGCCCCGAGTACCACAGGTACTCCTGAACTGCCTCCTGAGTACCTGACCAGCCCACTGTCCCagcagtcgcaggt CTCACCACTTCTCTCTGACCAGATGCCCCCCAAGAGAGATGAGGCcgccctgcaggaggaggaagaactgCAGCTGGCCATTGCCCTGTCCCAAAGTGAGGCTGAGGAGAAGGAGCGAGCG aGGCATAAGAACTCGTACTCGGTGTATCCCAAAGCTGATCCCACCCCAGTGACCTCCTCAGCACCACCAGTCAGCACCCTCTACACCTCCCCTGTG AACTCCTCTGCTCCATCAGCTGAAGATGTCGATCCTGAG CTGGCCCGTTACCTGAACAGAACATACTGGGagaagaaacaggaagaggCTCGCAAAAGTCCCACCCCATCAGCCCCTGCCCCTGTGCCACTAGCTGAGCCCGTGCCATCAATCCCTCAGCCTGTAGAAACTCATGTCCCTGTCCAGCCAGTCAGCATAGTGGAG CAGTACCAGAACGGGGAGTCGGAGGAGGACCATGAGCAGTTTCTGAAGGCTCTGCAGAACGCCGTCTCCACTTTCCTTAACCGGATGAAAAGCAACCACATGCGTGGACGCAGCATCACCAATGACAGCGCTGTGCTCTCCCTCTTCCAGTCCATCAACAACATGCATCCACAGCTCCTGGACATCCTCAACCAGCTGGATGAGAAACGAT TGTACTATGAGGGGCTGCAGGACAAGCTGGCTCAGGTGCGCGATGCCCGGGCAGCTCTCAATGCCCTTCGTGACGAACACAGGGAGAAGCTGCGTCGTGCAGCAGAAGAatcagagaggcagagacagatcCAGCTGGCACAAAAACTGGAGATAATGAGGCAGAAAAAACAG GAGTACCTGGAGATGCAAAGACAGCTGGCCATCCAGCGCCtccaggagcaggagaaggagaggcagaTGCGCCTGGAGCAGCAGAAGCACACGATCCAGATGAGAGCCCAGATGCCTGCGTTCTCTCTGCCCTACGCCCAG ATGCAGTCTTTGCCCCCGAACGTGGCAGGAGGGGTGGTGTACCAGCCTGGTGCTCCACCCAGCTACCCAGGCACCTTCAGCCCTGCTGGTTCTGTGGAGGGTTCACCAATGCATAACATCTATATGAACCAGCCTGGGCAGGCTGCACCTCCACAGTATCAGGCCATGCCCGGCCCTCCCACAG ATCCGAATATGGTTAACGCGTACATGTACCAGCCTGCGGGAACAAACGGGCAGCCTGGTCCTCCACCTGGTCAGGCTCCACCCAATACAAGTCCACCCTACTCCAACTATcaacccacacccacacagggCTACCAG AATGTGGTCTCTCAGTCCCAGAGTATGCCTCCCATGTCCCAGCCTGCACCCACGAATGGTATGGGTTATATGGGCTACCAGCCATACCCCATGCAGAACATGATTTCAGCATTGCCAGGACAGGACCCCAATATGCCCCCCCAACAGCCATACATGCCAGGCCAGCAGCCCATGTACCAGCAG GTGGCTCCCCCCGGTGCccctcagcagcaacagcagcaggtggCGCAGCAGCAGACCCCTCAGGCTGTGCCGGGCAGCGCAGAGGCACAGCTTATCTCCTTCGACTGA
- the hgs gene encoding hepatocyte growth factor-regulated tyrosine kinase substrate isoform X1 produces MGKGGGTFERLIDKATSQLLLETDWESILQICDLIRQGDTQAKYAIGAIKKKLNDKNPHVALYALEVLESVVKNCGQTVHDEVASKQTMEELKDLLKEQTETNVRNKILYLIQAWAHAFRNEPKYKVVQDTYQIMKVEGHVFPEFKESDAMFAAERVRHAPDWVDAEECHRCRVQFGVMTRKHHCRACGQIFCGKCSSKYSTIPKFGIEKEVRVCEPCFELLNNHPSLSPPLRKAEVKAPSTTGTPELPPEYLTSPLSQQSQVSPLLSDQMPPKRDEAALQEEEELQLAIALSQSEAEEKERARHKNSYSVYPKADPTPVTSSAPPVSTLYTSPVNSSAPSAEDVDPELARYLNRTYWEKKQEEARKSPTPSAPAPVPLAEPVPSIPQPVETHVPVQPVSIVEQQYQNGESEEDHEQFLKALQNAVSTFLNRMKSNHMRGRSITNDSAVLSLFQSINNMHPQLLDILNQLDEKRLYYEGLQDKLAQVRDARAALNALRDEHREKLRRAAEESERQRQIQLAQKLEIMRQKKQEYLEMQRQLAIQRLQEQEKERQMRLEQQKHTIQMRAQMPAFSLPYAQMQSLPPNVAGGVVYQPGAPPSYPGTFSPAGSVEGSPMHNIYMNQPGQAAPPQYQAMPGPPTDPNMVNAYMYQPAGTNGQPGPPPGQAPPNTSPPYSNYQPTPTQGYQNVVSQSQSMPPMSQPAPTNGMGYMGYQPYPMQNMISALPGQDPNMPPQQPYMPGQQPMYQQVAPPGAPQQQQQQVAQQQTPQAVPGSAEAQLISFD; encoded by the exons ATGGGGAAAGGCGGAGGCACATTTGAGAGGCTTATCG ACAAAGCCACCagtcagctgctgctggagaccgACTGGGAATCCATCCTGCAGATCTGTGATCTCATTCGACAAGGAGACACACA GGCTAAATATGCCATCGGAGCCATTAAGAAGAAGTTGAATGACAAAAATCCACACGTGGCCCTGTACGCACTGGAG GTGCTTGAGTCAGTTGTGAAGAACTGTGGCCAAACAGTCCATGATGAGGTGGCAAGTAAACAAACTATGGAGGAACTGAAGGATCTGCTCAAG GAACAGACTGAAACTAATGTCAGAAACAAGATCCTTTACCTGATCCAGGCCTGGGCTCACGCCTTCCGCAATGAACCCAAATACAAGGTGGTTCAAGACACTTATCAGATCATGAAAGTGGAAG GTCATGTGTTCCCTGAGTTTAAGGAGAGTGACGCAATGTTTGCAgctgagagagtgagacat gcCCCAGACTGGGTTGATGCTGAGGAGTGCCATCGGTGCAGAGTCCAGTTTGGAGTCATGACAAGAAAG CACCACTGTCGAGCCTGTGGCCAGATTTTCTGTGGCAAGTGTTCGTCTAAGTACTCCACCATTCCGAAGTTCGGCATTGAGAAGGAAGTGCGTGTTTGTGAGCCCTGCTTTGAGCTGCTCAACAA ccacccctccctctctcccccactTAGGAAAGCTGAAGTCAAAGCCCCGAGTACCACAGGTACTCCTGAACTGCCTCCTGAGTACCTGACCAGCCCACTGTCCCagcagtcgcaggt CTCACCACTTCTCTCTGACCAGATGCCCCCCAAGAGAGATGAGGCcgccctgcaggaggaggaagaactgCAGCTGGCCATTGCCCTGTCCCAAAGTGAGGCTGAGGAGAAGGAGCGAGCG aGGCATAAGAACTCGTACTCGGTGTATCCCAAAGCTGATCCCACCCCAGTGACCTCCTCAGCACCACCAGTCAGCACCCTCTACACCTCCCCTGTG AACTCCTCTGCTCCATCAGCTGAAGATGTCGATCCTGAG CTGGCCCGTTACCTGAACAGAACATACTGGGagaagaaacaggaagaggCTCGCAAAAGTCCCACCCCATCAGCCCCTGCCCCTGTGCCACTAGCTGAGCCCGTGCCATCAATCCCTCAGCCTGTAGAAACTCATGTCCCTGTCCAGCCAGTCAGCATAGTGGAG CAGCAGTACCAGAACGGGGAGTCGGAGGAGGACCATGAGCAGTTTCTGAAGGCTCTGCAGAACGCCGTCTCCACTTTCCTTAACCGGATGAAAAGCAACCACATGCGTGGACGCAGCATCACCAATGACAGCGCTGTGCTCTCCCTCTTCCAGTCCATCAACAACATGCATCCACAGCTCCTGGACATCCTCAACCAGCTGGATGAGAAACGAT TGTACTATGAGGGGCTGCAGGACAAGCTGGCTCAGGTGCGCGATGCCCGGGCAGCTCTCAATGCCCTTCGTGACGAACACAGGGAGAAGCTGCGTCGTGCAGCAGAAGAatcagagaggcagagacagatcCAGCTGGCACAAAAACTGGAGATAATGAGGCAGAAAAAACAG GAGTACCTGGAGATGCAAAGACAGCTGGCCATCCAGCGCCtccaggagcaggagaaggagaggcagaTGCGCCTGGAGCAGCAGAAGCACACGATCCAGATGAGAGCCCAGATGCCTGCGTTCTCTCTGCCCTACGCCCAG ATGCAGTCTTTGCCCCCGAACGTGGCAGGAGGGGTGGTGTACCAGCCTGGTGCTCCACCCAGCTACCCAGGCACCTTCAGCCCTGCTGGTTCTGTGGAGGGTTCACCAATGCATAACATCTATATGAACCAGCCTGGGCAGGCTGCACCTCCACAGTATCAGGCCATGCCCGGCCCTCCCACAG ATCCGAATATGGTTAACGCGTACATGTACCAGCCTGCGGGAACAAACGGGCAGCCTGGTCCTCCACCTGGTCAGGCTCCACCCAATACAAGTCCACCCTACTCCAACTATcaacccacacccacacagggCTACCAG AATGTGGTCTCTCAGTCCCAGAGTATGCCTCCCATGTCCCAGCCTGCACCCACGAATGGTATGGGTTATATGGGCTACCAGCCATACCCCATGCAGAACATGATTTCAGCATTGCCAGGACAGGACCCCAATATGCCCCCCCAACAGCCATACATGCCAGGCCAGCAGCCCATGTACCAGCAG GTGGCTCCCCCCGGTGCccctcagcagcaacagcagcaggtggCGCAGCAGCAGACCCCTCAGGCTGTGCCGGGCAGCGCAGAGGCACAGCTTATCTCCTTCGACTGA
- the hgs gene encoding hepatocyte growth factor-regulated tyrosine kinase substrate isoform X6, translated as MGKGGGTFERLIDKATSQLLLETDWESILQICDLIRQGDTQAKYAIGAIKKKLNDKNPHVALYALEVLESVVKNCGQTVHDEVASKQTMEELKDLLKEQTETNVRNKILYLIQAWAHAFRNEPKYKVVQDTYQIMKVEGHVFPEFKESDAMFAAERAPDWVDAEECHRCRVQFGVMTRKHHCRACGQIFCGKCSSKYSTIPKFGIEKEVRVCEPCFELLNNHPSLSPPLRKAEVKAPSTTGTPELPPEYLTSPLSQQSQMPPKRDEAALQEEEELQLAIALSQSEAEEKERARHKNSYSVYPKADPTPVTSSAPPVSTLYTSPVNSSAPSAEDVDPELARYLNRTYWEKKQEEARKSPTPSAPAPVPLAEPVPSIPQPVETHVPVQPVSIVEQYQNGESEEDHEQFLKALQNAVSTFLNRMKSNHMRGRSITNDSAVLSLFQSINNMHPQLLDILNQLDEKRLYYEGLQDKLAQVRDARAALNALRDEHREKLRRAAEESERQRQIQLAQKLEIMRQKKQEYLEMQRQLAIQRLQEQEKERQMRLEQQKHTIQMRAQMPAFSLPYAQMQSLPPNVAGGVVYQPGAPPSYPGTFSPAGSVEGSPMHNIYMNQPGQAAPPQYQAMPGPPTDPNMVNAYMYQPAGTNGQPGPPPGQAPPNTSPPYSNYQPTPTQGYQNVVSQSQSMPPMSQPAPTNGMGYMGYQPYPMQNMISALPGQDPNMPPQQPYMPGQQPMYQQVAPPGAPQQQQQQVAQQQTPQAVPGSAEAQLISFD; from the exons ATGGGGAAAGGCGGAGGCACATTTGAGAGGCTTATCG ACAAAGCCACCagtcagctgctgctggagaccgACTGGGAATCCATCCTGCAGATCTGTGATCTCATTCGACAAGGAGACACACA GGCTAAATATGCCATCGGAGCCATTAAGAAGAAGTTGAATGACAAAAATCCACACGTGGCCCTGTACGCACTGGAG GTGCTTGAGTCAGTTGTGAAGAACTGTGGCCAAACAGTCCATGATGAGGTGGCAAGTAAACAAACTATGGAGGAACTGAAGGATCTGCTCAAG GAACAGACTGAAACTAATGTCAGAAACAAGATCCTTTACCTGATCCAGGCCTGGGCTCACGCCTTCCGCAATGAACCCAAATACAAGGTGGTTCAAGACACTTATCAGATCATGAAAGTGGAAG GTCATGTGTTCCCTGAGTTTAAGGAGAGTGACGCAATGTTTGCAgctgagaga gcCCCAGACTGGGTTGATGCTGAGGAGTGCCATCGGTGCAGAGTCCAGTTTGGAGTCATGACAAGAAAG CACCACTGTCGAGCCTGTGGCCAGATTTTCTGTGGCAAGTGTTCGTCTAAGTACTCCACCATTCCGAAGTTCGGCATTGAGAAGGAAGTGCGTGTTTGTGAGCCCTGCTTTGAGCTGCTCAACAA ccacccctccctctctcccccactTAGGAAAGCTGAAGTCAAAGCCCCGAGTACCACAGGTACTCCTGAACTGCCTCCTGAGTACCTGACCAGCCCACTGTCCCagcagtcgcag ATGCCCCCCAAGAGAGATGAGGCcgccctgcaggaggaggaagaactgCAGCTGGCCATTGCCCTGTCCCAAAGTGAGGCTGAGGAGAAGGAGCGAGCG aGGCATAAGAACTCGTACTCGGTGTATCCCAAAGCTGATCCCACCCCAGTGACCTCCTCAGCACCACCAGTCAGCACCCTCTACACCTCCCCTGTG AACTCCTCTGCTCCATCAGCTGAAGATGTCGATCCTGAG CTGGCCCGTTACCTGAACAGAACATACTGGGagaagaaacaggaagaggCTCGCAAAAGTCCCACCCCATCAGCCCCTGCCCCTGTGCCACTAGCTGAGCCCGTGCCATCAATCCCTCAGCCTGTAGAAACTCATGTCCCTGTCCAGCCAGTCAGCATAGTGGAG CAGTACCAGAACGGGGAGTCGGAGGAGGACCATGAGCAGTTTCTGAAGGCTCTGCAGAACGCCGTCTCCACTTTCCTTAACCGGATGAAAAGCAACCACATGCGTGGACGCAGCATCACCAATGACAGCGCTGTGCTCTCCCTCTTCCAGTCCATCAACAACATGCATCCACAGCTCCTGGACATCCTCAACCAGCTGGATGAGAAACGAT TGTACTATGAGGGGCTGCAGGACAAGCTGGCTCAGGTGCGCGATGCCCGGGCAGCTCTCAATGCCCTTCGTGACGAACACAGGGAGAAGCTGCGTCGTGCAGCAGAAGAatcagagaggcagagacagatcCAGCTGGCACAAAAACTGGAGATAATGAGGCAGAAAAAACAG GAGTACCTGGAGATGCAAAGACAGCTGGCCATCCAGCGCCtccaggagcaggagaaggagaggcagaTGCGCCTGGAGCAGCAGAAGCACACGATCCAGATGAGAGCCCAGATGCCTGCGTTCTCTCTGCCCTACGCCCAG ATGCAGTCTTTGCCCCCGAACGTGGCAGGAGGGGTGGTGTACCAGCCTGGTGCTCCACCCAGCTACCCAGGCACCTTCAGCCCTGCTGGTTCTGTGGAGGGTTCACCAATGCATAACATCTATATGAACCAGCCTGGGCAGGCTGCACCTCCACAGTATCAGGCCATGCCCGGCCCTCCCACAG ATCCGAATATGGTTAACGCGTACATGTACCAGCCTGCGGGAACAAACGGGCAGCCTGGTCCTCCACCTGGTCAGGCTCCACCCAATACAAGTCCACCCTACTCCAACTATcaacccacacccacacagggCTACCAG AATGTGGTCTCTCAGTCCCAGAGTATGCCTCCCATGTCCCAGCCTGCACCCACGAATGGTATGGGTTATATGGGCTACCAGCCATACCCCATGCAGAACATGATTTCAGCATTGCCAGGACAGGACCCCAATATGCCCCCCCAACAGCCATACATGCCAGGCCAGCAGCCCATGTACCAGCAG GTGGCTCCCCCCGGTGCccctcagcagcaacagcagcaggtggCGCAGCAGCAGACCCCTCAGGCTGTGCCGGGCAGCGCAGAGGCACAGCTTATCTCCTTCGACTGA